CGAAATTGCCGCCTATATCCCGACTAATCTTATTTCTATTACCGACGGGCAAATATATCTGGATAATGATCTGTTTGTCTCAGGGTTTCGTCCTGCTATCGACATTACCAAATCGGTATCACGAATAGCCGGTAATGCTCAACATGCCAATATCAGCAATCAAGCCGGACAAATGAAACTGGATTATTTACAGTTTTTGGAACTTGAATCTTTTACCCGTTTTGGTCAGCGCTTGGAAGCCTCTATGGAACTACGAATTAAACGCGGACGTCTGTTACGGGAAATTTTAAAACAGGACCGCTTGACGCCACTCAGCAGTCTTTTTCAATTAGCCTGGCTGATAGCGTTTAATAACGGGGTATTTAATAAGTCAGAGCCTAAAGAGCTTATGGGCTATCTGGGGCTTATTAGTCAGGGTATTAACGGCACCGACTTAACCTTAGATAGCAGTCCTGAACAATGGCGGCAAGCCGTCAGCGAGTGGCTTAATAGTGACGCCAGACAGCCATGAGCCAAAGCCATGAACTGCAATTGCATATCGCTCAAATGGAGGAGATACGCAGCATTTTAAATGCAATGAAAAATCTGGCGTTGCTTGAAATTCACAAGTTGGGGCGATTTCAAATCATGCAGGGTCAAGCGGTGATTAATATTGAAAATGCAGCCATGGATTTTCTGGATTTTTACCCGTTACCCGCCATTGATAAAAATGCCCTGTCTGTTGGTATTTTGGTGGGTGCCGAGCGTGGCTTTTGTGGTGATTTTAACGAAAGCCTGCTTGATACGCTTAACACAGAAACTTATGCCGGCATTATTGCCATTGGCAGCCGACTTGGTAACAAGCTGGCAGATAATTCGCCTGACCTTATTGCTGCAATTGCCGGTGCCAATGTCGCAGAAGAAGTACCAATTATTCTTAACCGTCTGATTGATAGCATCAGTTTATTATCGGTTGCCAAAGGCGACATTAATAAAGCGAACAAGACTACCTCGACACTACAGTTGACGGTTATTTATCACGATAACAGCTCAGGTCAAATTACCCGCAGGCAGATACTGCCGCCTTTTTCAGAGCAGCAACAACGATTACCTGCTTATGGAAACCCACCGTTACTTAATCTGGAGCCCGATGATTTTTTTGCTGATTTGGTCGATCATTACCTGTTTGCGGTATTACATGAGATTTTTTACCTGTCGTTAATGGCCGAAAACCAGCGTCGTTTACAGCATTTGGAAGGGGCTGTAAAACATCTGGATGATGAAACGGTCAATCTGCGCCGAAAATCCCAAATCTATCGTCAGGAAGAAATAACCGAAGAAATTGAAGTTATTTTGTTAAACTCGGAAATTAATTAAAAAGTAAAGTTAGGTATTAAGTAAATAATGGCAAAAAAAATCAAAACGGCGTTTGTTTGCGATCAATGTGGCGCAGATTATCCGCGTTGGGGTGGGCAATGTACCAGTTGCGGCGAATGGAATACGATTAAGGAAATCAGGCTGGGGTCAGCATCCACAGAGCATAGCAGTCGAACAGGTTATGCCGGGAGTCGCTCCGAGGTTAAGTTGTTATCAGATGTCAATTTGTCCCAAGCTGAACGTATTTCAACCGGTATTTCAGAATTTGACCGTGTTTTAGGCGGGGGTATTGTTACCGGTAGTGTGGTGTTGATTGGTGGTGCACCTGGGGCAGGAAAGAGCACTCTATTATTACAGGCGATTGCCAATATTGCCGATCGCTCGATTAGTGTTTTGTATGTGTCAGGTGAGGAATCCTTGCAGCAAATTGCTGAAAGAGCACACCGTTTAAAGCTGCCAGCCGCTAAAATGATGATGCTGATGGAAACGTCGGTGCAACGTATTTGTGACGTTTTGGATGAAATAAAGCCAAAAATTTTGGTGATTGACTCGATTCAGGTGATGCATACACAAGATACCGACTCTGCACCCGGCTCGGTTTCTCAAGTCAGGGAATCGGCAAGTTACCTGACGCAATATGCAAAAAAGCATCAGGTATCCATTTTTATGGTTGGGCATGTGACCAAGGATCAATCCCTTGCAGGGCCGATGACGTTAAGCCATATTGTCGACACGCAGGTGATGTTGGGTTCAACGGATGATGCGCGGTTTCGGGTGTTAAGGGCTGATAAAAACCGTTTTGGCAGTGTTGGCGAATTGGGTTTTTTTGCCATGGACAGCACCGGTCTTAAAGAAGTTAAAAATCCTTCGGCAATGTTTTTAAACCGGGCGGAAAAGCCGTCATCCGGCAGCGTGGTAACCGTATTATGGGAAGGTACGCGGCCTTTATTGGTGGAAATTCAGGCCTTGGTTACTGAATGTCAATATGGTAATCCAAGACGTCTGGCGGTTGGCTTTGATCAAAATCGTCTGGCCATGTTGCTGGCGGTACTTTATCGGCATGGTAATGTTTTTACCGGGCAGGATGAGATTTACGCCAATGTTGTCGGTGGTATTAAAGTCACTGAAACCAGTTCTGATTTGGCAATTGTGGTCGGGGTTGTTTCCAGTCTGAAAGATAAAGTGATACCGCATGATGTGTTCTTTTTTGGGGAAATTGGTTTGAGCGGTGAAATCAGACCCGTTGCCAATGGTCATGCGCGTCTTAATGATGCCGCAAAACACGGCTTTAAAAAAGC
Above is a window of Methylobacter sp. S3L5C DNA encoding:
- a CDS encoding F0F1 ATP synthase subunit gamma — protein: MSQSHELQLHIAQMEEIRSILNAMKNLALLEIHKLGRFQIMQGQAVINIENAAMDFLDFYPLPAIDKNALSVGILVGAERGFCGDFNESLLDTLNTETYAGIIAIGSRLGNKLADNSPDLIAAIAGANVAEEVPIILNRLIDSISLLSVAKGDINKANKTTSTLQLTVIYHDNSSGQITRRQILPPFSEQQQRLPAYGNPPLLNLEPDDFFADLVDHYLFAVLHEIFYLSLMAENQRRLQHLEGAVKHLDDETVNLRRKSQIYRQEEITEEIEVILLNSEIN
- the radA gene encoding DNA repair protein RadA; the encoded protein is MAKKIKTAFVCDQCGADYPRWGGQCTSCGEWNTIKEIRLGSASTEHSSRTGYAGSRSEVKLLSDVNLSQAERISTGISEFDRVLGGGIVTGSVVLIGGAPGAGKSTLLLQAIANIADRSISVLYVSGEESLQQIAERAHRLKLPAAKMMMLMETSVQRICDVLDEIKPKILVIDSIQVMHTQDTDSAPGSVSQVRESASYLTQYAKKHQVSIFMVGHVTKDQSLAGPMTLSHIVDTQVMLGSTDDARFRVLRADKNRFGSVGELGFFAMDSTGLKEVKNPSAMFLNRAEKPSSGSVVTVLWEGTRPLLVEIQALVTECQYGNPRRLAVGFDQNRLAMLLAVLYRHGNVFTGQDEIYANVVGGIKVTETSSDLAIVVGVVSSLKDKVIPHDVFFFGEIGLSGEIRPVANGHARLNDAAKHGFKKAVIPKANAPKTPIKGLEIHAVSTLSEALDILAEM